The nucleotide window TCGGCAGTCTCCGCGGCCTGCGCCGTCCGCCCGGACAGCGCGGCGCCGAACACCCCGGCCAGCCCCGCGGCCAGCACCCTGCGTCTCATCGGCATGAGGGATCACCTTTCAGCCTTGTTTGCACGGTCATATCACCCTGGCTGGGCGTGGCCAATGAGTTGCGCGAAGATGGTGGTCGTGGACGACGACATCGAAGACAACGCCGACAACGGCATCCTCGATCCCGAGGACACTTTGGACGACCGCGACGAGCTGGCGGAAGGTTATTCACCGCCGGAGCGCGCCCAGGCGACCGAAGGCTGGGGCACCACGGCGCGCGAAACCGCCGAGGGCGAGAGCTGGGCGGGCCGGCTCGCCCGCGAGGTTCCCGACCTGACCGACGACCTCGACGACGACGGGCTCGGCGACACCGAGGACACCGACGGCGAGCTGATCGACGAAGAGGTCGGCGACGTCCGCGCGGGCCGGCTGGTCGCCACGGACGAAGGCTTCGGCGAAGACACCGACGAAGAGCTGTACGCCTCGGACGCCGGCATCGACGGCGGCGCGGCCTCGGCGGAGGAAGCGGCCGTCCACGTGATCGACCCGTCCCGCCGCTGGTGAGGTGCCGGGCCGACCGACGTCATGAAAGAGTCGTTCACTTCGCCGGACGTCATGAACGACTCTTTCATGACGTCTGGGGAGTTGCGGTCCGTGCGGCGCCGTACTCGCGGACGGCCGTCAGGTACTCGGCGATCGCGTCGCGGTTGCGCAGCAGGCATTCCGCGCGGCGGGTCATGCGGTCGCGCTCCGCTTCCAGGGTCGCGATCATCTCCGGGGTCGCGTCCGGGAAGTAGATCGTGCGCGGCTTGTCGAGGCAGGGCAGGATCTGCTTGATGATGCGGGTCGGCAGCCCGGCGTCGAGCAGGCCGCG belongs to Amycolatopsis tolypomycina and includes:
- a CDS encoding MerR family transcriptional regulator encodes the protein MRIGELAERTGTSRRLLRYYEEQGLIIASRGPNGYRDYDEPTVDRVIQVRGLLDAGLPTRIIKQILPCLDKPRTIYFPDATPEMIATLEAERDRMTRRAECLLRNRDAIAEYLTAVREYGAARTATPQTS
- a CDS encoding DUF5709 domain-containing protein encodes the protein MDDDIEDNADNGILDPEDTLDDRDELAEGYSPPERAQATEGWGTTARETAEGESWAGRLAREVPDLTDDLDDDGLGDTEDTDGELIDEEVGDVRAGRLVATDEGFGEDTDEELYASDAGIDGGAASAEEAAVHVIDPSRRW